A DNA window from Anastrepha obliqua isolate idAnaObli1 chromosome 5, idAnaObli1_1.0, whole genome shotgun sequence contains the following coding sequences:
- the LOC129248627 gene encoding protein FAM98A isoform X1 → MDYELEIIDSLSALAYEGPCLKIEGLGKALEGGPRDEVFRELVGWLTEELHVLRKTDEHVGELQDPSEFAMELSAMLKELGCPYQRFVAGPLSERFETREACAQLLDYLTTELMATKMTYKLRPAKQAFIIPKSETNTARSLEQLSRDVGLGKPPENVSPKAFFDKLNFKVEELQRQAKPGVLSEPLMRLQKPLSDAQWKKLDAIHANLDAEYNMRRQMLLTRLEVTIQSFQWSEKMRSRENEIVSSYQKKMQELETLRYGKEDTTIVALLAARADLAIIEKTSSAQVRKNTGCKIQKHVIGSVPDRGGRAHEHAPPPPEMPSWQQQRSSGPGGGGGGNFRGGRGGGAGGFGGGGGFGGGRGGGGGGGGGSGGHWQQYSNAPQQQRQAQPFEQRQSHDQQPRNQNWVSGSGRVQGTGWSQSGNNGGNYQGSGGRGGGGGGGGDNSFRGRSNYNRGGGGNRR, encoded by the exons CGGAGGAATTACATGTTTTGCGAAAAACCGATGAGCATGTGGGAGAGCTACAAGATCCCAGTGAATTTGCAATGGAGTTATCAGCCATGTTAAAAGAACTGGGGTGTCCTTATCAGCGTTTTGTGGCTGGTCCGCTATCCGAACGCTTTGAAACGCGAGAAGCCTGTGCTCAACTGCTCGATTACCTTACGACTGAATTAATGGCGACGAAGATGACTTATAAGCTGCGACCAGCAAAACAAGCATTTATCATCCCTAAATCTGAAACAAATACAGCGCGTTCACTGGAGCAACTGTCGCGCGATGTTGGTTTGGGAAAACCGCCAGAGAATGTCTCGCCAAAGGCTTTCTTTGATAAACTCAATTTTAAAGTGGAAGAACTACAACGGCAAGCTAAGCCTGGTGTATTAAGTGAACCCTTAATGCGTTTACAAAAGCCGCTATCGGATgcacaatggaaaaaattagaCGCGATACATGCAAACCTTGACGCTGAATATAATATGCGACGCCAGATGTTGCTGACGCGTCTCGAAGTCACTATACAAAGTTTTCAATGGTCGGAAAAGATGAGATCACGCGAAAATGAAATTGTTAGTAGTTATCAGAAGAAAATGCAAGAGCTAGAAACTTTACGTTATGGCAAAGAAGACACCACCATAGTGGCACTATTGGCAGCGCGTGCCGACTTGGCCATTATAGAGAAAACAAGTTCCGCCCAAGTACGCAAAAATACAGgttgcaaaatacaaaaacatgtgATAGGAAGTGTGCCTGATCGGGGTGGACGTGCGCATGAACACGCACCACCGCCGCCTGAAATGCCTTCATGGCAACAGCAACGCAGCTCTGGTCCTGGCGGGGGTGGAGGAGGCAACTTTCGCGGTGGCAGAGGTGGTGGCGCAGGAGGTTTTGGTGGTGGAGGCGGTTTTGGTGGCGGCCGAGGTGGaggtggcggtggcggtggtggtAGTGGTGGTCACTGGCAACAGTATTCAAACGCCCCACAACAGCAACGACAGGCTCAGCCATTTGAACAACGGCAATCACACGATCAG CAGCCACGCAACCAGAATTGGGTCAGCGGTAGTGGACGCGTCCAAGGCACCGGCTGGTCACAGTCTGGCAACAACGGTGGTAATTATCAGGGAAGTGGTGGAcgcggtggcggtggcggtggcggtggcgaCAACTCTTTTCGTGGACGCTCAAATTACAATCGCGGAGGTGGCGGCAATCGGCGTTAA
- the LOC129248627 gene encoding protein FAM98B isoform X2, with translation MDYELEIIDSLSALAYEGPCLKIEGLGKALEGGPRDEVFRELVGWLTEELHVLRKTDEHVGELQDPSEFAMELSAMLKELGCPYQRFVAGPLSERFETREACAQLLDYLTTELMATKMTYKLRPAKQAFIIPKSETNTARSLEQLSRDVGLGKPPENVSPKAFFDKLNFKVEELQRQAKPGVLSEPLMRLQKPLSDAQWKKLDAIHANLDAEYNMRRQMLLTRLEVTIQSFQWSEKMRSRENEIVSSYQKKMQELETLRYGKEDTTIVALLAARADLAIIEKTSSAQVRKNTGCKIQKHVIGSVPDRGGRAHEHAPPPPEMPSWQQQRSSGPGGGGGGNFRGGRGGGAGGFGGGGGFGGGRGGGGGGGGGSGGHWQQYSNAPQQQRQAQPFEQRQSHDQPRNQNWVSGSGRVQGTGWSQSGNNGGNYQGSGGRGGGGGGGGDNSFRGRSNYNRGGGGNRR, from the exons CGGAGGAATTACATGTTTTGCGAAAAACCGATGAGCATGTGGGAGAGCTACAAGATCCCAGTGAATTTGCAATGGAGTTATCAGCCATGTTAAAAGAACTGGGGTGTCCTTATCAGCGTTTTGTGGCTGGTCCGCTATCCGAACGCTTTGAAACGCGAGAAGCCTGTGCTCAACTGCTCGATTACCTTACGACTGAATTAATGGCGACGAAGATGACTTATAAGCTGCGACCAGCAAAACAAGCATTTATCATCCCTAAATCTGAAACAAATACAGCGCGTTCACTGGAGCAACTGTCGCGCGATGTTGGTTTGGGAAAACCGCCAGAGAATGTCTCGCCAAAGGCTTTCTTTGATAAACTCAATTTTAAAGTGGAAGAACTACAACGGCAAGCTAAGCCTGGTGTATTAAGTGAACCCTTAATGCGTTTACAAAAGCCGCTATCGGATgcacaatggaaaaaattagaCGCGATACATGCAAACCTTGACGCTGAATATAATATGCGACGCCAGATGTTGCTGACGCGTCTCGAAGTCACTATACAAAGTTTTCAATGGTCGGAAAAGATGAGATCACGCGAAAATGAAATTGTTAGTAGTTATCAGAAGAAAATGCAAGAGCTAGAAACTTTACGTTATGGCAAAGAAGACACCACCATAGTGGCACTATTGGCAGCGCGTGCCGACTTGGCCATTATAGAGAAAACAAGTTCCGCCCAAGTACGCAAAAATACAGgttgcaaaatacaaaaacatgtgATAGGAAGTGTGCCTGATCGGGGTGGACGTGCGCATGAACACGCACCACCGCCGCCTGAAATGCCTTCATGGCAACAGCAACGCAGCTCTGGTCCTGGCGGGGGTGGAGGAGGCAACTTTCGCGGTGGCAGAGGTGGTGGCGCAGGAGGTTTTGGTGGTGGAGGCGGTTTTGGTGGCGGCCGAGGTGGaggtggcggtggcggtggtggtAGTGGTGGTCACTGGCAACAGTATTCAAACGCCCCACAACAGCAACGACAGGCTCAGCCATTTGAACAACGGCAATCACACGATCAG CCACGCAACCAGAATTGGGTCAGCGGTAGTGGACGCGTCCAAGGCACCGGCTGGTCACAGTCTGGCAACAACGGTGGTAATTATCAGGGAAGTGGTGGAcgcggtggcggtggcggtggcggtggcgaCAACTCTTTTCGTGGACGCTCAAATTACAATCGCGGAGGTGGCGGCAATCGGCGTTAA
- the LOC129248076 gene encoding cilia- and flagella-associated protein 20 produces MFRSRHQKGCFSVFYSLGSSPLQFWSTHIQNGYIKRVIDEDVKSVVMEIMGSNVSTTYITGPRDPKMSFGIKLPFLVLLIKNLHKYFTFEVKILDDQRFMRRFRVSNFQSKTSVKPFCTAMPMGMSPGWNQIHFNLADFTRRAYGTNYLETVRLQIHANVRIRRIYFTDHLYSEEDLPNEFRLVSKPAEKNKAREYKMPPAARPPSPAKSPTTTERAVSPTGETTAAEPSEPPTEGVDTEKYY; encoded by the exons ATGTTTCGGAGTCGTCATCAGAAAGGTTGTTTTTCTGTGTTTTACAGCCTTGGCAGCAGCCCATTACAATTCTGGTCCACACAT ATCCAGAATGGTTACATTAAACGTGTCATAGACGAGGATGTAAAGTCCGTTGTTATGGAGATTATGGGTTCAAATGTGTCTACCACCTACATCACGGGGCCAAGGGATCCCAAAATGTCCTTCGGCATTAAATTGCCTTTTCTCGTATTGCTTATAAAAAAtctacacaaatattttacattcgaAGTTAAA ATCTTAGATGATCAACGTTTCATGCGTCGCTTTCGGGTGTCAAATTTCCAAAGTAAAACGTCTGTGAAACCTTTTTGCACAGCCATGCCAATGGGTATGTCACCAGGCTGGAATCAAATACATTTTAACTTGGCGGACTTTACACGTCGTGCCTACGGCACCAACTACCTAGAGACTGTGCGTCTACAGATCCATGCCAATGTGCGCATACGACGCATATACTTCACAGACCACTTATATTCCGAGGAAGATCTGCCGAATGAATTCCGATTGGTTTCCAAGCCAGCAGAAAAGAACAAAGCACGTGAATATAAAATGCCGCCTGCCGCTCGTCCGCCATCACCAGCAAAATCGCCTACTACAACTGAACGAGCCGTCTCACCGACTGGCGAAACAACAGCTGCTGAACCGTCAGAACCCCCTACTGAAGGGGTCGACACAGAAAAATACTACTAA
- the LOC129248075 gene encoding ER membrane protein complex subunit 3 produces MTELLIDPNIRVWVFLPIVLITFFVGVIRHYVSVLISSQKKAEITQIQDSQAMIRARLLRENGKYLTAHSFAMRKNFFNHEETGYFKTQKRAPVAQNSTAMLTDMVKGNFINVLPMVIIGGWINWMFSGFVTTKVPFPLTLRFKPMLQRGVELASLDAAWVSSASWYFLNVFGLRSIYTLVLGENNQADQTQAQADAMTGAAMTMPQDPKAAFKAEWEALEITEYHSALKNVEKDLLHYAFGGDISVENSVRQ; encoded by the exons ATGACGGAGCTGCTTATCGATCCGAATATACGAGTTTGGGTTTTCCTTCCCATAGTGCTTATCACATTTTTCGTTGGGGTGATACGCCACTATGTGTCCGTGCTAATATCATCACAAAAGAAGGCCGAAATTACACAAATTCAAGATAG TCAAGCTATGATACGTGCGCGCCTACTACGCGAAAATGGCAAATACCTTACTGCTCATTCGTTCGCCATGCGGAAAAATTTCTTCAACCACGAAGAAACAGGCTACTTCAAAACTCAAAAACGTGCACCGGTAGCTCAAAATTCCACAGCTATGCTAACAGACATGGTGAAAGGCAACTTCATCAATGTATTGCCAATGGTAATTATCGGTGGCTGGATTAATTGGATGTTCTCAGGATTTGTCACCACCAAAGTGCCCTTCCCCCTAACATTGCGTTTCAAACCAATGTTGCAACGCGGTGTAGAACTTGCTTCTCTAGATGCTGCCTGGGTATCGTCTGCTTCATGGTATTTCTTAAACGTCTTCGGTCTGCGCTCCATATATACACTTGTACTGGGCGAGAATAATCAAGCAGATCAGACACAAGCGCAGGCAGATGCCATGACGGGTGCAGCAATGACGATGCCGCAGGATCCGAAGGCGGCTTTTAAAGCTGAATGGGAAGCTTTGGAAATCACAGAGTACCATAGTGCGTTGAAGAATGTAGAAAAGGATCTGCTGCATTACGCTTTCGGTGGCGATATATCGGTGGAGAATAGTGTGCGACAGTAG
- the LOC129248054 gene encoding protein dpy-30 homolog gives MDKNDRSSTPQPVADQQPATDAAGNATNHNQQSSAQPQCKKPRTDLSSLPTRQYLDQTVAPILLHGLQTLARERPADPVSFLAAYLLKNKNRCEESLPENI, from the coding sequence ATGGATAAAAATGACAGATCATCCACACCACAGCCAGTTGCCGATCAACAGCCTGCAACCGATGCGGCCGGTAATGCGACAAATCATAATCAGCAATCGTCTGCGCAACCCCAATGTAAGAAGCCTCGAACAGATCTAAGCTCACTGCCCACTCGTCAATATTTAGACCAAACGGTAGCACCGATACTATTACACGGTTTGCAGACACTAGCACGAGAACGACCAGCAGACCCCGTAAGTTTTTTAGCGGCTTATctgctgaaaaacaaaaatcgctGTGAAGAATCGTTACCAGAAAATATTTAG
- the LOC129248053 gene encoding nonsense-mediated mRNA decay factor SMG8 codes for MPEYQSWTFPDIPADLTELFFQNDEKLVVVGVIGKSAFCDSNKMVAIGVLDSHPSLLKHEPQEGSIQFYYNRKKSMLLLHFETTFDAACMQKMLEEELALDTYGHFLLFNQRVRNRFARMMLFATQICHVIVFVELNVTFDSSLLMIFRALKIIRDKYILKFLPKLVKNSSTGTFLGKSARLCSPRVLFLFENYPDGYEKTNECISKLEFEVEDSIYKMLRNEFIITNNSGMSLFSIPSNKRFVYYNTNPRLREDPLLKSITLLQSFLQKSNFKEDDEDDLEDLQPFKGFGKPLIQCNLERIQQSAKETCVKERNFMDLLMDHVNEALQTGFDDSSTKFKGKNHFVILPAKSWYETFKMLHKIFIENPDNPKFEANDGDYKAYLENFNKIMNIDDEFFNACCDIGLQKAFAMYNNPTLTHYSSTVHKKLVDEAVILYMKYARGTQTVINESKLREMCERCWQNGKQQCELPSLRGHPCILPKHIVKDASEHSSAHVFISACNCGRTQGRREDPYTIRHANYEFYEYMANNCNLCAKVKKVHFPVFEPSVNDYRAAEFEVAFPKLSIHDSMDLADRHNLRSPDSIDSDECSQPLTASQGTHTNLSLVSSDELDKIAVNDADMQSSDESLNELVIQVKDKDAQKAEEKERSIYRQPSTTEYLPGMVHTESPLGLLPRFPSWSLVCAGPSSVYSHNTGLMEHFQSGFLSGANFLLPWDVHVRLEHSQSWAYEKTRLRKMGEVFILKIFVGCEYECPRGHRFMMSSADKVLRGGSGILRDSGSKIVYNNMPLYFPCPCRSHKADVAQLMRVHVVTPKAPVNVILDPKVRTGEREYIFSMGLPNPPKLTQSAYWILRLPYIYQGDAGPIAPPTEVSATNAINYGCLLAGMFGVSETEVDD; via the exons ATGCCTGAATATCAAAGTTGGACTTTCCCGGATATACCCGCAGATCTAAC CGAActgtttttccaaaatgatGAAAAGCTGGTGGTGGTGGGTGTAATAGGGAAATCAGCTTTCTGCGATAGCAATAAAATGGTTGCAATCGGTGTGTTGGACAGTCACCCCAGCTTGCTGAAGCATGAGCCGCAAGAG gGTAGTATTCAATTCTATTATAACCGTAAGAAGTCGATGTTGCTGCTGCACTTTGAAACCACATTTGATGCCGCATGTATGCAGAAAATGCTGGAGGAAGAGCTGGCACTAGATACGTATGGGCATTTCTTGCTATTCAATCAGCGTGTGCGTAATCGTTTTGCGCGAATGATGCTCTTTGCCACACAAATTTGTCacgtaattgtttttgttgaactAAATGTAACTTTCGATTCATCTCTGTTGATGATCTTTAGAGCACTAAAGATTATAAG GGACAAGTACATACTAAAGTTTTTGCCAAAACTGGTTAAGAACTCCAGCACTGGTACATTTTTAGGCAAATCTGCACGCTTGTGTTCACCGCGTGTGCTTTTCCTCTTCGAGAACTATCCGGATGGTTATG AGAAAACAAACGAATGCATTTCTAAACTAGAGTTTGAAGTGGAGGATAGCATTTATAAAATGCTGCGAAACGAATTCATTATCACCAACAACag CGGCATGTCGCTTTTTTCTATACCGAGCAATAAGCGGTTTGTCTACTACAACACAAACCCACGTCTGCGTGAGGATCCATTGCTGAAATCAATAACATTGCTGCAAAGCTTTTTGCAGAAATCTAATTTTAAAGAAGACGACGAAGACGATCTTGAAGATTTGCAGCCTTTCAAG GGATTTGGTAAACCACTCATACAATGCAATCTGGAACGCATTCAACAATCTGCAAAGGAAACATGTGTCAAAGAGCGTAATTTTATGGATTTATTGATGGACCATGTCAACGAAGCACTACAAACGGGCTTTGATGATAGTTCGACCAAGTTTAAAGGCAAAAACCATTTTGTG atACTCCCAGCCAAGTCCTGGTACGAAACTTTCAAGATGTTGCATAAGATTTTCATCGAAAATCCAGATAATCCCAAATTTGAGGCCAACGATGGAGATTAT AAAGCATACCTGgagaatttcaataaaattatgaaCATCGATGATGA ATTCTTCAACGCCTGCTGTGACATCGGCTTGCAGAAGGCCTTTGCAATGTATAACAACCCAACATTGACGCACTACAGCAGTACAGTGCATAAAAAACTG GTTGATGAGGCCGTTATTTTGTACATGAAATATGCGCGCGGTACACAAACCGTTATTAACGAATCGAAACTACGTGAAATGTGTGAGCGGTGCTGGCAAAATGGTAAACAACAATGCGAGCTGCCGAGCCTACGCGGCCATCCTTGCATACTGCCCAAACACATCGTTAAAGATGCCTCGGAGCATAGCAGTGCGCACGTCTTTATCTCCGCATGTAATTGTGGGCGTACACAGGGACGGCGTGAGGATCCCTACACTATAAGGCATGCAAATTATGAATTCTACGAATACATGGCGAATAATTGTAATCTTTGcgctaaagtaaaaaaagtgcATTTCCCAGTTTTTGAACCGTCTGTCAATGATTACAG AGCTGCCGAGTTCGAGGTCGCATTCCCAAAGCTGTCAATACACGATTCTATGGATTTAGCTGACCGACATAATCTGCGCTCTCCCGATTCCATTGATTCTGACGAGTGCTCCCAACCACTTACCGCCTCACAAGGTACGCATACCAACCTGAGTCTCGTCTCATCCGATGAACTGGATAAAATCGCCGTTAATGATGCTGATATGCAAAGCTCCGACGAATCGCTTAATGAATTGGTTATACAGGTGAAGGATAAAGATGCACAAAAAGCAGAGGAGAAAGAGCGTAGTATATATAGGCAGCCATCTACTACTGAATATCTACCTGGCATGGTTCATACAGAGTCGCCTTTGGGTTTGCTGCCGCGTTTTCCGAGTTGGTCGCTGGTGTGTGCCGGTCCAAGTTCTGTTTACAGTCACAACACCGGTCTGATGGAGCACTTTCAAAGTGGTTTTTTGTCGGGCGCAAATTTTCTGCTCCCCTGGGATGTGCATGTACGTTTGGAGCACTCGCAATCGTGGGCATATGAGAAAACACGTCTGCGTAAAATGGGTGAAGTATTCATATTGAAGATATTTGTTGGTTGCGAGTATGAGTGCCCGCGTGGCCATAGATTTATGATGAGCTCGGCAGATAAGGTTTTGCGCGGTGGGTCAG GTATACTTCGTGATAGTGGCAGTAAAATAGTCTATAACAATATGCCCTTGTATTTCCCATGTCCTTGTCGTTCGCATAAGGCTGATGTGGCGCAGCTAATGCGTGTGCATGTGGTGACGCCGAAGGCACCTGTAAATGTAATCTTGGATCCAAAG GTGCGCACTGGTGAACgagaatatattttttcgatGGGTCTGCCTAATCCTCCGAAACTAACACAAAGCGCTTACTGGATTTTGCGACTCCCTTACATATATCAAGGTGACGCAGGCCCCATAGCTCCACCAACCGAAGTATCCGCAACTAATGCAATCAATTATGGTTGCCTGTTGGCGGGCATGTTTGGCGTTAGCGAAACAGAAGTAGATGACTAA